From the genome of Xiphophorus hellerii strain 12219 chromosome 11, Xiphophorus_hellerii-4.1, whole genome shotgun sequence, one region includes:
- the ubash3ba gene encoding ubiquitin-associated and SH3 domain-containing protein B isoform X2, protein MDSKNRLKALVSTGGKNVQAACDWLFSHLDDPFLDEPLPREYVLYLRPSGPLLQQLTHFWKQSRLTCGKNKAHNIFPHITLCQFFMCADEKVEALTDALQTTVAKWKGRIPMPLPLELYISSSFIGLFVEEQMAEVLKSFAADFATEATSKADVHVEPHKKQLHVTMAYHFNASHLPVLEKLAKSIEVTAGCDWLAVLLSRDIRFANHEPLQVMYPYVPQNDDELELLQGDFIFMSPVEQSTASEGWLYGTSLGTGLSGLLPENYVSRADESDTWVVHGSHSFLNCASPSTSGSPMGGLLFDGQLNDSLLDSLMDPSSLTGFLPPMQVSRATAHSSSSKMRLFVCRHGERMDVVFGKHWVTQCFDSKGGYIRSNLNMPCSLPSRSGGYRDYEKDCPITVFGSTQARLVGEALLESHTTIDFVYCSPSLRCIQTAQHIFQGLQLEAKTKIRVEPGLFEWTKWVSGTSLPAWIPPADLVAANLSVDTTYKPHYPLSKLTVSESYDTYISRSFQVTREILTECKSLGSTVLIVAHASSLEACTRQIQGLSPQNSKDFVQVVRKIPYLGFCACEELGETGVWQLVDPPILPLTHGPNHSFNWREMLMQD, encoded by the exons GTTGAAAGCTCTGGTTTCGACTGGAGGCAAAAACGTTCAGGCGGCTTGCGACTG GCTGTTCTCCCATTTGGACGACCCTTTCCTGGATGAACCTCTGCCCAGAGAGTATGTGCTGTACCTGCGGCCCAGCGGACCTCTGCTCCAGCAGCTCACACACTTCTGGAAGCAGTCCCGCCTCACCTGCGGGAAGAACAAGGCCCACAACATCTTCCCTCACATCACCCTCTGCCAGTTCTTCATG TGTGCTGATGAGAAGGTAGAGGCTCTGACGGACGCCCTGCAGACCACCGTGGCCAAATGGAAAGGTCGCATCCCCATGCCTCTGCCTCTGGAGCTCTACATCTCCTCCAGCTTCATTGGGCTTTTTGTGGAGGAGCAGATGGCCGAGGTTCTGAAGAGCTTCGCTGCTGACTTTGCAACAGAGGCGACATCTAAAGCAG ATGTCCATGTTGAGCCCCATAAGAAGCAGCTCCATGTCACCATGGCGTACCACTTTAATGCCAGTCATCTTCCAGTTCTGGAGAAGTTGGCTAAAAGCATAGAGGTGACCGCAGGCTGTGATTGGCTGGCTGTGCTCCTCTCCAGGGATATTCGCTTTGCTAACCATGAG ccgCTTCAAGTCATGTACCCGTATGTGCCTCAGAACGACGAcgagctggagctgctgcagggGGACTTCATCTTCATGTCTCCAGTGGAGCAGAGCACAGCCAGTGAGGGCTGGCTGTACGGCACTTCGCTGGGCACCGGGTTGTCCGGCCTGCTGCCTGAGAACTACGTGAGCCGTGCCGATGAGTCAGACACGTGGGTTGTCCATGG GTCTCACTCCTTTCTCAACTGTGCCTCTCCATCTACCTCTGGTAGCCCCATGGGAGGGCTTTTATTTGATGGACAGCTAAATGACAGTCTGCTTGACAGTCTTATGGATCCTTCCAGCCTCACTGGCTTCCTTCCTCCTATGCAG GTATCGAGGGCGACCGCTCACTCCTCCTCGTCCAAGATGAGGCTGTTTGTGTGTCGCCATGGCGAGAGGATGGACGTGGTGTTCGGCAAACACTGGGTCACCCAGTGTTTTGATTCCAAAG GTGGATACATTCGTTCTAATCTGAACATGCCGTGCAGCCTACCAAGCAGGAGCGGAGGTTACCGGGACTATGAAAAAGACTGTCCGATTACTGTGTTTGGCTCCACACAGGCCCGTCTAGTAG GTGAAGCCCTGTTGGAAAGCCACACAACAATAGACTTTGTTTACTGCTCTCCATCTCTCCGCTGCATCCAGACTGCTCAGCACATCTTCCAAG GTCTCCAGCTGGAGGCCAAGACAAAAATCCGCGTGGAGCCCGGTTTGTTTGAATGGACCAAATGGGTTTCCGGCACCAGCCTCCCGGCTTGGATCCCACCGGCTGACCTAGTGGCCGCAAACCTGAGTGTGGACACAACATACAA ACCTCATTATCCTTTAAGCAAACTGACCGTGTCGGAGTCCTACGACACCTACATCAGCAGGAGCTTCCAAGTGACCAGAGAGATTCTGACAGAGTGCAAAAGTCTGg GAAGCACGGTCCTGATTGTGGCCCATGCTTCCTCCCTGGAGGCCTGCACTCGCCAAATACAGGGCCTCAGCCCCCAAAACTCAAAGGACTTTGTCCAAGTTGTCCGAAAG ATTCCCTACTTGGGTTTTTGTGCTTGTGAAGAATTGGGAGAGACAGGCGTGTGGCAGCTGGTCGACCCACCCATCTTGCCTCTGACACATGGACCCAATCACAGTTTCAACTGGAGGGAAATGCTAATGCAAGACTGA
- the ubash3ba gene encoding ubiquitin-associated and SH3 domain-containing protein B isoform X1 — protein MAAKEDLYAKVTPRRQRQNRPNTIKHGSTLDVLLSMGFPRTRALKALVSTGGKNVQAACDWLFSHLDDPFLDEPLPREYVLYLRPSGPLLQQLTHFWKQSRLTCGKNKAHNIFPHITLCQFFMCADEKVEALTDALQTTVAKWKGRIPMPLPLELYISSSFIGLFVEEQMAEVLKSFAADFATEATSKADVHVEPHKKQLHVTMAYHFNASHLPVLEKLAKSIEVTAGCDWLAVLLSRDIRFANHEPLQVMYPYVPQNDDELELLQGDFIFMSPVEQSTASEGWLYGTSLGTGLSGLLPENYVSRADESDTWVVHGSHSFLNCASPSTSGSPMGGLLFDGQLNDSLLDSLMDPSSLTGFLPPMQVSRATAHSSSSKMRLFVCRHGERMDVVFGKHWVTQCFDSKGGYIRSNLNMPCSLPSRSGGYRDYEKDCPITVFGSTQARLVGEALLESHTTIDFVYCSPSLRCIQTAQHIFQGLQLEAKTKIRVEPGLFEWTKWVSGTSLPAWIPPADLVAANLSVDTTYKPHYPLSKLTVSESYDTYISRSFQVTREILTECKSLGSTVLIVAHASSLEACTRQIQGLSPQNSKDFVQVVRKIPYLGFCACEELGETGVWQLVDPPILPLTHGPNHSFNWREMLMQD, from the exons GTTGAAAGCTCTGGTTTCGACTGGAGGCAAAAACGTTCAGGCGGCTTGCGACTG GCTGTTCTCCCATTTGGACGACCCTTTCCTGGATGAACCTCTGCCCAGAGAGTATGTGCTGTACCTGCGGCCCAGCGGACCTCTGCTCCAGCAGCTCACACACTTCTGGAAGCAGTCCCGCCTCACCTGCGGGAAGAACAAGGCCCACAACATCTTCCCTCACATCACCCTCTGCCAGTTCTTCATG TGTGCTGATGAGAAGGTAGAGGCTCTGACGGACGCCCTGCAGACCACCGTGGCCAAATGGAAAGGTCGCATCCCCATGCCTCTGCCTCTGGAGCTCTACATCTCCTCCAGCTTCATTGGGCTTTTTGTGGAGGAGCAGATGGCCGAGGTTCTGAAGAGCTTCGCTGCTGACTTTGCAACAGAGGCGACATCTAAAGCAG ATGTCCATGTTGAGCCCCATAAGAAGCAGCTCCATGTCACCATGGCGTACCACTTTAATGCCAGTCATCTTCCAGTTCTGGAGAAGTTGGCTAAAAGCATAGAGGTGACCGCAGGCTGTGATTGGCTGGCTGTGCTCCTCTCCAGGGATATTCGCTTTGCTAACCATGAG ccgCTTCAAGTCATGTACCCGTATGTGCCTCAGAACGACGAcgagctggagctgctgcagggGGACTTCATCTTCATGTCTCCAGTGGAGCAGAGCACAGCCAGTGAGGGCTGGCTGTACGGCACTTCGCTGGGCACCGGGTTGTCCGGCCTGCTGCCTGAGAACTACGTGAGCCGTGCCGATGAGTCAGACACGTGGGTTGTCCATGG GTCTCACTCCTTTCTCAACTGTGCCTCTCCATCTACCTCTGGTAGCCCCATGGGAGGGCTTTTATTTGATGGACAGCTAAATGACAGTCTGCTTGACAGTCTTATGGATCCTTCCAGCCTCACTGGCTTCCTTCCTCCTATGCAG GTATCGAGGGCGACCGCTCACTCCTCCTCGTCCAAGATGAGGCTGTTTGTGTGTCGCCATGGCGAGAGGATGGACGTGGTGTTCGGCAAACACTGGGTCACCCAGTGTTTTGATTCCAAAG GTGGATACATTCGTTCTAATCTGAACATGCCGTGCAGCCTACCAAGCAGGAGCGGAGGTTACCGGGACTATGAAAAAGACTGTCCGATTACTGTGTTTGGCTCCACACAGGCCCGTCTAGTAG GTGAAGCCCTGTTGGAAAGCCACACAACAATAGACTTTGTTTACTGCTCTCCATCTCTCCGCTGCATCCAGACTGCTCAGCACATCTTCCAAG GTCTCCAGCTGGAGGCCAAGACAAAAATCCGCGTGGAGCCCGGTTTGTTTGAATGGACCAAATGGGTTTCCGGCACCAGCCTCCCGGCTTGGATCCCACCGGCTGACCTAGTGGCCGCAAACCTGAGTGTGGACACAACATACAA ACCTCATTATCCTTTAAGCAAACTGACCGTGTCGGAGTCCTACGACACCTACATCAGCAGGAGCTTCCAAGTGACCAGAGAGATTCTGACAGAGTGCAAAAGTCTGg GAAGCACGGTCCTGATTGTGGCCCATGCTTCCTCCCTGGAGGCCTGCACTCGCCAAATACAGGGCCTCAGCCCCCAAAACTCAAAGGACTTTGTCCAAGTTGTCCGAAAG ATTCCCTACTTGGGTTTTTGTGCTTGTGAAGAATTGGGAGAGACAGGCGTGTGGCAGCTGGTCGACCCACCCATCTTGCCTCTGACACATGGACCCAATCACAGTTTCAACTGGAGGGAAATGCTAATGCAAGACTGA